In Psychrobacter immobilis, a single genomic region encodes these proteins:
- the prmC gene encoding peptide chain release factor N(5)-glutamine methyltransferase, with protein sequence MTASSIRQIKQHIQQLTNETANSKLPSFWLTDWLLYVVEKPAIFLITDEDYQLTDSEFEQFNAGVKKMQQGMPLAYLTGQQEFWSLIFTVNEHTLIPRPDTEILIEQVLTWIKYQPNSVSSPKRLLDLGTGSGCIAISLAHELNTQRSDSEAESWQVVAVDMSPEALKVAQHNAVINDVADIEFIQSSWYDELPSHGELLFDVIVSNPPYIDEEDEHLARLVAEPISALSASNHGLADIEHIVGQSPKYLRVGGLLAIEHGFDQGDAVRKLFVDSDFESVRTVQDYGGNDRVTLGQIKSSDFC encoded by the coding sequence ATGACAGCATCAAGTATTCGTCAAATAAAGCAGCACATTCAGCAATTGACGAATGAGACTGCAAATAGCAAGCTACCGTCATTTTGGCTAACAGATTGGCTGTTGTATGTCGTCGAGAAGCCTGCGATATTTTTAATAACGGATGAAGATTACCAATTAACTGATAGTGAATTTGAGCAATTCAATGCAGGTGTAAAAAAGATGCAGCAAGGAATGCCACTTGCGTATTTGACTGGTCAGCAAGAGTTCTGGTCGCTGATATTTACTGTTAATGAGCACACTTTAATTCCGCGACCTGATACTGAGATACTGATTGAGCAAGTATTAACTTGGATAAAATATCAGCCAAACAGTGTCAGCAGCCCAAAACGGTTATTGGATTTAGGGACGGGTTCAGGTTGTATTGCGATTAGTCTTGCACATGAGTTAAATACGCAGCGTTCAGACAGTGAGGCAGAAAGTTGGCAAGTCGTTGCGGTGGATATGTCGCCAGAAGCGCTCAAGGTTGCTCAGCACAATGCAGTTATCAATGATGTTGCTGATATTGAGTTTATACAAAGCAGTTGGTATGACGAGCTGCCCAGTCATGGCGAGCTATTATTTGATGTGATTGTGTCCAATCCTCCTTATATCGATGAGGAAGATGAGCATTTAGCACGCCTTGTAGCCGAACCTATTAGTGCCTTAAGTGCTTCCAATCATGGGCTTGCCGATATAGAGCATATCGTAGGACAGTCACCGAAATACTTGCGTGTCGGTGGGCTACTGGCTATCGAACATGGTTTTGACCAAGGTGATGCCGTTCGCAAGTTGTTTGTAGACAGTGACTTCGAATCTGTGCGTACAGTACAAGATTATGGTGGTAATGATCGTGTTACGCTGGGTCAAATTAAGTCATCAGATTTTTGTTAG
- a CDS encoding AEC family transporter — MIDAIVFAITIVLPNLALMWLGFFMQRRGEASQTFIDQASSFVFNYCLPCLLFFSVVDSDVDYSKQITLIVAGILVTFILFIGAEIYAKYFVSKPADQGVFVQGIFRSNMAIIGLATVANAYGERGLSIGAVYMGVVTILFNILAVITLSRVSKSVDDTWLSRSTMIIKKLFTNPLIIALVAAFAYKASPLPPITGVIHTTGDLLAAVALPLALICAGASIDLKSMLHPSGLSMQASIGRIIVAPLIAIAIGLGFGLSGVHMGVLFLMAASPTAAASYVMAKAMGGNDVLAANILAFTTVVGMFGMAIGAAILRGLGLM; from the coding sequence ATGATTGATGCTATTGTCTTTGCTATTACCATTGTCTTGCCCAACCTTGCCTTAATGTGGTTGGGTTTTTTTATGCAGAGACGCGGTGAGGCGAGCCAGACTTTTATTGACCAAGCATCGAGCTTTGTCTTTAATTACTGTTTACCCTGTTTGCTTTTTTTTAGCGTCGTTGATAGTGATGTCGATTACAGCAAACAAATCACGCTGATAGTGGCTGGTATTCTGGTGACATTCATCTTGTTTATAGGTGCAGAGATTTACGCCAAATATTTTGTGAGCAAACCGGCTGATCAAGGGGTGTTTGTACAAGGGATATTTCGGAGTAACATGGCTATTATTGGACTGGCAACGGTTGCTAATGCCTACGGAGAACGTGGCTTAAGCATCGGTGCTGTCTATATGGGTGTGGTGACGATACTGTTTAATATCTTAGCGGTTATCACTCTCAGCCGTGTTTCCAAAAGTGTGGATGATACTTGGCTCAGTCGCAGTACCATGATTATCAAAAAACTATTTACCAACCCACTGATTATCGCATTGGTAGCAGCATTTGCTTATAAGGCGTCACCGCTGCCGCCTATTACAGGTGTGATTCATACGACTGGCGATTTACTGGCCGCGGTGGCATTGCCCTTAGCATTGATTTGCGCCGGTGCCAGTATTGATTTGAAGTCGATGTTGCACCCTTCAGGGCTGTCCATGCAGGCGAGTATCGGACGTATTATTGTTGCGCCATTGATTGCCATCGCTATTGGATTGGGATTTGGTCTATCAGGTGTGCATATGGGTGTGTTGTTTTTGATGGCAGCCTCACCAACAGCCGCCGCCAGCTATGTAATGGCAAAAGCCATGGGTGGCAATGATGTGTTAGCTGCTAATATTTTGGCTTTTACCACCGTCGTAGGTATGTTTGGAATGGCGATTGGTGCGGCAATATTACGCGGGTTGGGATTAATGTAG
- a CDS encoding LLM class flavin-dependent oxidoreductase has translation MSNKIPLSFLDLAPVPEGKTISEGIAQTVETAQQAEKVGLNRYWMAEHHNMPGIASAATSVLLAHIGSQTKHIRIGAGGVMLPNHAPLVIAEQFGTLQALYGDRVDLGLGRAPGTDGATFQALRRQMQDADRFPQDVQELMYFLGNGTDNSPVQAFPGAKSNVPIWILGSSLFGATLAAHLGLPYVFASHFAPQMLGQAITAYREQFRPSAYLDKPYVMLAANLLLADDDATAQYHFTSAQQSFIRLRRGETGQMPKPTHDMDSIWSPAEKMMVDSALSVSFIGSVETVKPRLAAFLAQYEPDELIVTANVYDQAARMRSLELTPELNLFTLQ, from the coding sequence ATGAGTAACAAAATTCCTTTATCTTTTTTAGATCTTGCACCTGTTCCCGAAGGCAAAACCATCTCTGAAGGCATTGCTCAAACGGTTGAGACAGCACAGCAAGCAGAAAAAGTCGGTTTAAACCGTTATTGGATGGCAGAGCATCACAATATGCCGGGCATCGCCAGTGCAGCGACGTCAGTACTACTAGCGCATATCGGTAGCCAAACCAAGCATATACGTATTGGTGCTGGTGGTGTGATGCTTCCGAACCATGCACCGCTCGTCATCGCTGAGCAATTCGGTACTTTGCAGGCATTATATGGTGATCGCGTAGATTTAGGGCTGGGTCGTGCGCCGGGTACTGATGGCGCAACCTTTCAGGCACTACGCCGTCAGATGCAAGATGCTGATCGCTTTCCGCAAGATGTCCAAGAATTGATGTACTTTTTAGGGAACGGTACAGATAATAGCCCAGTACAGGCATTTCCTGGGGCAAAATCAAACGTTCCTATCTGGATATTAGGCTCTTCTCTTTTTGGGGCTACGTTAGCGGCGCATCTAGGACTTCCTTATGTGTTTGCCTCACACTTTGCACCGCAAATGCTTGGGCAAGCGATTACAGCTTATCGAGAACAGTTCAGACCATCAGCCTATTTAGATAAGCCTTATGTCATGCTGGCAGCCAATTTATTACTCGCCGATGACGATGCTACTGCACAGTATCATTTTACCTCTGCGCAGCAAAGCTTCATACGCTTGCGCCGTGGTGAGACAGGTCAAATGCCGAAACCTACTCACGATATGGACAGCATCTGGAGCCCTGCTGAAAAAATGATGGTGGATAGCGCATTGTCAGTGTCATTCATAGGTTCTGTGGAAACTGTCAAGCCGAGACTGGCAGCATTCCTTGCTCAGTATGAGCCAGACGAGCTGATTGTGACGGCTAACGTTTACGATCAGGCAGCGCGCATGCGTTCACTGGAACTTACACCTGAGTTAAATTTATTTACTTTACAATGA
- a CDS encoding AmpG family muropeptide MFS transporter, translated as MSAVKSVPPNQSAVKKSWSDALKSFSDIRVMIMLFLGFSAGVPILLVFSSLSLWLSEAGLETGVITMFGWAGLGYSFKFIWAPLIDSMPLPFLTKWLGRRRAWMFMSQLMILVAIFTMASVNPVAENVLWVMALGAVLLGFSSATQDIVVDSYRIELAGFELQPTLSSVYVAGYRIGMIVAGAGALYLASYFGSSEELYNYEAWRNTYYTMMGVMSVGLLTTFAIYEPAAQSLEIYKQKRNLKIFSIYAAFLLIPGVIYGLPVFVSTFATRVLSRPLTLIPIEYLPAINMYFLMVMACAPFLMIFFILNQPKIVNKIDSVVQSRDDNIRILFLFILSVFAFIGAFVFIGKIFQAPDDSVFLKFLIEVVRLLGSVAVAMVVGYALISVGLAKKEVAKRLWVEPIADFFRRYGKQAILLLLLIGFYRVSDIVAGNLSNVFYAKMGFTKIQIADAVKFLGLFMTIAGGFLGGLVAQKMKMMHVMLIGAIASSTTNLLFILLTYHPGDMNYMYLAVVVDNLAAGFATAVFIAFLSALTSVKFTAVQYAIFSSLMTLFPKVLGGYSGGISDNIGFANFFLITFLIGIPVLILIYLVDKHVVIGSNDDPVELSTKLE; from the coding sequence ATGTCTGCTGTCAAATCTGTGCCACCCAATCAATCAGCTGTCAAAAAATCATGGTCTGATGCATTGAAATCTTTTTCAGATATTCGTGTGATGATTATGTTATTTCTTGGATTTTCAGCAGGTGTACCTATTCTGTTGGTTTTTTCAAGTCTATCACTATGGCTTAGTGAAGCGGGTTTAGAAACCGGTGTGATAACAATGTTTGGTTGGGCAGGTCTTGGTTATTCGTTTAAGTTTATTTGGGCGCCGTTGATTGACTCAATGCCACTTCCTTTCTTAACTAAATGGCTAGGTAGGCGTCGGGCATGGATGTTTATGTCACAACTGATGATACTGGTTGCTATTTTTACGATGGCTAGTGTTAACCCTGTTGCTGAAAACGTCCTTTGGGTTATGGCGCTTGGTGCTGTTTTGCTTGGTTTTTCATCAGCTACTCAGGATATCGTTGTTGATTCTTATCGTATTGAGTTGGCAGGGTTTGAATTGCAACCTACGTTGTCTTCAGTATATGTCGCTGGTTATCGTATTGGCATGATTGTCGCAGGCGCAGGCGCACTTTATTTAGCAAGTTATTTTGGCTCTTCTGAAGAGCTTTATAATTATGAAGCATGGCGCAATACTTACTATACGATGATGGGTGTCATGTCAGTCGGTTTATTAACGACGTTTGCTATTTATGAGCCAGCAGCACAGTCATTAGAAATATATAAACAAAAAAGAAATTTAAAAATATTTTCCATATACGCGGCTTTTCTCCTTATCCCTGGTGTGATTTATGGATTGCCAGTATTCGTCAGCACCTTTGCAACCAGAGTATTGAGTAGGCCTTTAACGTTAATACCTATTGAGTACTTGCCAGCGATTAATATGTATTTCTTGATGGTAATGGCATGCGCACCTTTCTTAATGATATTTTTTATTTTAAATCAACCCAAAATAGTGAACAAAATTGACTCAGTTGTACAGTCTCGTGATGACAATATTAGAATATTATTCTTATTTATCTTGTCAGTTTTTGCGTTTATAGGCGCTTTTGTATTTATAGGTAAAATATTCCAAGCTCCTGATGACAGTGTTTTTCTAAAGTTTTTGATAGAAGTAGTGAGATTGTTGGGTAGTGTGGCTGTGGCTATGGTTGTGGGATATGCGCTTATATCAGTCGGGCTGGCAAAAAAAGAGGTGGCAAAAAGATTGTGGGTAGAGCCTATTGCTGATTTTTTCCGTCGCTATGGTAAGCAGGCAATACTGTTGCTATTGTTGATAGGTTTTTATCGTGTGTCAGATATTGTCGCAGGCAATCTATCAAACGTTTTCTACGCTAAGATGGGTTTTACTAAAATTCAGATTGCTGACGCGGTCAAATTTCTGGGATTGTTTATGACGATTGCAGGTGGATTTTTAGGTGGCCTTGTTGCTCAAAAAATGAAGATGATGCATGTCATGTTGATTGGTGCTATAGCATCGAGTACAACCAATCTTCTATTTATTCTATTGACCTATCATCCTGGTGATATGAATTATATGTACCTAGCAGTGGTTGTTGATAATTTGGCAGCAGGTTTTGCGACTGCTGTTTTTATTGCATTTTTATCAGCGCTTACTTCAGTTAAGTTTACCGCTGTACAGTACGCTATATTTTCATCACTCATGACTTTGTTTCCAAAAGTACTGGGTGGGTATTCAGGTGGCATTTCAGACAACATTGGATTTGCCAACTTTTTCTTAATCACATTCTTGATTGGGATACCTGTCTTGATACTTATTTATTTGGTAGACAAGCATGTGGTTATTGGTAGCAATGACGATCCAGTTGAACTTTCTACCAAACTTGAGTAA
- a CDS encoding LysR substrate-binding domain-containing protein — MAIDVVVNQRHLQIQLKQLETVWHTVINGYNLSQAATVLHTSQSSLSKHIAALENQLKTEVFVRQGKRLTGLTTMGTALMPHIESIFAEIRTIENLSLDFNNPNIGTLTIATTHTQARYVLPQVVKEFKERFPKVNLILQQADPETIAQMVIRGQADIGIATESLLHNNYLRCYRYYDWTHRVIVPSDHELANHESVDLPTLASYPIVTYHGGFTGRGAIDKTFEEAGLEPDIVLAALDADVISTYVGLGLGIGIIAEMAFEPSHYQNLTAIPVDHFGRFTSWMAVRDDAEIRQYGRAFMELCQKQFNH; from the coding sequence ATGGCAATCGACGTAGTGGTCAATCAGCGGCATTTACAGATTCAGCTCAAGCAGTTGGAGACAGTATGGCATACGGTGATTAATGGCTATAACTTAAGTCAGGCGGCGACCGTACTGCACACCAGCCAATCTAGCCTATCAAAACATATTGCGGCACTTGAAAATCAGCTCAAAACGGAAGTATTCGTCCGTCAAGGCAAACGCCTAACGGGTCTTACGACCATGGGTACAGCACTAATGCCGCATATCGAATCTATCTTCGCCGAGATCCGTACGATTGAAAACCTAAGTCTCGATTTTAATAATCCGAATATTGGCACGTTGACGATTGCCACCACTCACACGCAAGCGCGATATGTATTGCCGCAAGTCGTCAAAGAGTTTAAAGAGCGCTTCCCCAAAGTCAACCTAATACTACAACAAGCGGATCCAGAGACCATCGCGCAGATGGTCATTCGCGGGCAGGCAGATATTGGCATTGCAACCGAGTCTTTACTTCATAACAATTATTTACGCTGCTATCGCTATTATGACTGGACGCATCGCGTCATTGTGCCAAGCGATCACGAACTGGCCAATCACGAGTCTGTGGATTTGCCGACCCTCGCCAGCTATCCGATTGTGACCTATCACGGTGGCTTTACGGGGCGCGGTGCAATTGACAAAACTTTTGAAGAAGCAGGATTGGAACCAGATATCGTGCTAGCAGCACTCGATGCTGATGTAATCAGTACTTACGTAGGTCTGGGCTTGGGTATCGGCATTATCGCAGAGATGGCGTTTGAACCAAGTCACTATCAGAACTTGACCGCCATTCCAGTGGATCATTTCGGCCGCTTTACCAGTTGGATGGCAGTACGTGATGATGCAGAGATTCGTCAGTATGGTCGCGCCTTTATGGAATTGTGCCAAAAGCAGTTTAACCATTAG
- a CDS encoding HesA/MoeB/ThiF family protein, with protein sequence MAHTSDEGQLLDEELLRYARQILLDGWDIDAQLRLKSARVVMIGAGGLGCPASETLVRAGLGQIHLIDDDIIEASNLQRQTLFLPEDIGQTKALTAAHMLERINPFITARGTVARLSEDNAYELLDMATGKPDLLLDCTDNFATRDVINRISVHYKIPLLSASAIAMQGQLALYEPQLNTGCYHCVFGSVVLDAAADERTCANSGVLASTTAIMGNLQANAALQYLGLTKNPLTNKLLVWDGSQMQQRLMGYRQDAACPVCSSH encoded by the coding sequence ATGGCGCACACATCAGATGAAGGGCAGTTGTTGGATGAAGAGCTGCTGCGTTATGCAAGGCAGATATTATTAGACGGTTGGGATATTGACGCTCAACTACGCTTAAAATCAGCTCGGGTGGTTATGATAGGGGCAGGCGGGCTTGGTTGTCCTGCTTCTGAGACGCTGGTGCGTGCAGGACTTGGGCAAATTCATCTGATAGATGATGACATTATTGAAGCCAGCAACTTGCAGCGCCAAACGCTGTTTTTACCTGAGGATATCGGTCAAACTAAGGCGCTAACAGCGGCGCACATGTTAGAGCGTATTAACCCTTTCATTACCGCTCGCGGTACAGTTGCAAGATTGAGTGAAGATAATGCTTATGAATTGCTCGATATGGCGACAGGCAAGCCTGATTTGCTTTTAGATTGCACCGATAATTTTGCTACGCGTGATGTCATCAATCGTATTAGCGTGCACTATAAAATCCCGCTATTATCTGCCTCAGCGATTGCGATGCAAGGTCAGTTAGCCTTATATGAGCCGCAACTAAACACTGGTTGTTATCATTGCGTGTTTGGTTCGGTAGTACTTGATGCAGCGGCTGATGAGCGTACGTGTGCCAACTCAGGTGTGCTAGCGAGTACCACTGCTATCATGGGTAATTTGCAAGCGAATGCTGCCCTGCAGTATTTGGGATTAACCAAAAATCCACTGACAAATAAGCTATTAGTATGGGATGGTAGCCAGATGCAGCAACGGCTGATGGGCTATCGCCAAGATGCCGCGTGTCCTGTCTGTAGTAGTCATTAG
- the katG gene encoding catalase/peroxidase HPI, with product MGGCPVMHQAHTTNASAATDWWPNSLNLDILHQQDHKTNPMDPDFDYAEAFKQLDLEAVKQDLKNLMTESQPWWPADWGHYGGLMIRMAWHSAGTYRRSDGRGGSNTGNQRFAPLSSWPDNVNLDKARRLLWPIKKKYGNKLSWADLMILAGNMAYESMGFKTLGFAGGRTDIWHPEKDIYWGSEREWLAATKNRYEDDNQRESLENPLAAVQMGLIYVNPEGVDGNPDPIKTAQDIRTTFARMSMNDEETVALTAGGHTVGKCHGNGDATLLEDEPEAADIKEQGLGWRNPKGTGNAGDTVSSGIEGAWTTHPTQWDYEYFELLLNHEWALTKSPAGAWQWEPIDIKEEDRPLDAHDPSVRRNPIMTDADMAMIKDPAYRKISENFHQNPEYFDEVFAKAWFKLTHRDLGPKSRYLGADVPSEDFTWQDPIPQGNVNLSADDIAILKAQILGSGIDHREFIITAWDSARTFRASDYRGGANGARIRLAPQKDWLGNEPEQLARVLEALTAIQTNFDKDVSIADLVVLAGNTAIEKAAANADVQIEVPFDAGRGDASDEMTETESFSDLEPRHDGYRNWIKGSYAISPEEMLLDRTQLMGLTAPEMVVLIGGMRVLDTNYAQSQQGVFTERAGTLSNDFFVNLTDMSYSWHPVKTDNNNASALYEVRERATGNLKWQASRVDLVFGSNSILRAYAELYAQDDNLEKFVKDFVNAWNKVMNADRFR from the coding sequence ATGGGTGGCTGTCCTGTCATGCACCAAGCGCATACTACGAACGCCTCGGCAGCAACCGACTGGTGGCCGAATAGCTTAAATTTAGATATCTTGCATCAGCAGGATCACAAAACCAATCCAATGGATCCTGACTTTGATTATGCAGAAGCCTTTAAGCAATTAGATTTAGAAGCCGTCAAGCAAGATTTAAAAAATCTAATGACTGAGTCACAACCATGGTGGCCAGCAGATTGGGGTCATTATGGTGGGTTGATGATTCGTATGGCTTGGCATTCTGCTGGTACTTATCGACGCTCTGACGGCCGCGGTGGTTCTAACACTGGTAATCAACGCTTTGCGCCATTAAGCAGTTGGCCAGACAATGTCAACTTGGACAAAGCACGTCGTCTATTATGGCCAATCAAGAAAAAGTATGGTAACAAACTTTCTTGGGCAGATTTGATGATACTAGCGGGTAATATGGCTTATGAATCTATGGGCTTTAAGACGTTAGGTTTCGCTGGTGGACGTACCGATATTTGGCATCCAGAAAAGGATATCTATTGGGGTTCCGAGCGTGAATGGCTGGCGGCTACCAAAAATCGTTATGAAGATGATAATCAGCGTGAATCACTAGAAAACCCTTTAGCAGCGGTACAGATGGGCTTGATTTATGTCAACCCTGAAGGCGTCGACGGCAACCCCGATCCTATTAAAACGGCACAAGATATTCGTACAACTTTTGCTCGTATGTCAATGAATGATGAAGAAACGGTCGCCTTGACTGCTGGCGGTCACACGGTTGGTAAATGTCATGGTAATGGTGACGCTACCTTATTAGAAGATGAGCCAGAAGCGGCTGACATCAAAGAGCAAGGTCTAGGTTGGCGCAACCCTAAAGGTACAGGCAATGCTGGCGACACCGTCTCAAGTGGTATCGAAGGTGCATGGACGACGCATCCAACCCAATGGGATTATGAGTATTTTGAGTTATTGCTAAATCATGAGTGGGCACTGACTAAGAGTCCTGCTGGTGCTTGGCAGTGGGAGCCTATCGATATCAAGGAAGAGGATCGGCCTTTAGATGCACATGATCCAAGTGTACGCCGCAACCCAATCATGACCGATGCTGATATGGCAATGATTAAAGACCCTGCTTATCGTAAAATTTCAGAGAACTTTCATCAAAATCCAGAATATTTCGATGAAGTATTTGCAAAAGCTTGGTTTAAGCTTACCCATCGTGATTTGGGGCCAAAATCTCGCTATTTAGGGGCGGATGTGCCAAGCGAGGACTTCACTTGGCAGGATCCAATTCCACAAGGCAATGTTAATCTGAGCGCTGATGATATTGCAATCTTAAAAGCACAGATACTAGGCAGTGGTATCGACCATCGCGAATTTATTATTACCGCTTGGGATAGCGCTCGTACATTCCGCGCCTCAGACTATCGCGGCGGCGCCAATGGTGCACGCATTCGTTTAGCCCCGCAAAAAGACTGGCTAGGTAATGAGCCTGAGCAATTGGCTCGCGTACTTGAGGCGCTCACTGCCATTCAAACGAACTTTGATAAAGACGTCAGCATCGCAGATTTAGTGGTACTCGCTGGTAACACCGCCATTGAAAAAGCAGCAGCTAATGCAGATGTTCAAATTGAAGTGCCATTCGATGCGGGTCGTGGCGATGCGAGCGATGAGATGACTGAAACAGAGAGCTTCTCTGATTTAGAGCCACGACATGATGGCTACCGTAACTGGATCAAAGGCAGCTATGCCATATCACCTGAAGAGATGCTATTAGATCGTACTCAGCTGATGGGCTTGACTGCACCTGAAATGGTCGTTTTAATCGGTGGTATGCGTGTCTTGGATACCAACTACGCTCAGAGCCAACAAGGGGTCTTTACTGAGCGTGCTGGAACACTTAGCAATGACTTCTTTGTGAACTTGACAGACATGAGCTATTCTTGGCATCCCGTTAAGACAGACAATAATAACGCCTCTGCTCTCTATGAAGTACGTGAACGTGCTACTGGCAATCTGAAATGGCAAGCCAGCCGTGTAGACCTCGTGTTTGGGTCTAACTCTATCCTACGCGCTTATGCTGAGCTCTACGCACAAGATGACAACTTAGAGAAATTCGTTAAAGACTTTGTGAATGCTTGGAATAAAGTCATGAATGCGGATCGTTTTCGCTAA
- a CDS encoding ornithine cyclodeaminase family protein, translated as MQLLNKAIVTEHLNMQSAIGAIEALLHQQAAHPNWIKAPERLVIETFSEDDTHRSGSHLSMPATIYDGKNEYTAVKLVTICPDNPSRNLPTTTAIITVSNNDTGEILAIMDGIYITQVRTAALSGIATKYMASADCQSVAVVGCGGMAYEQLHAVLTVRPEIKTVYLWNRSREGAEIFKVKFTREYPQWDVTITVCENINDAIRDADVINVATRATEGLFDLNHIKSDAHINAVGAYQPSMKEISNDVIANSRMVVVDDLVGSRHEAGDLIQAHDSVDCAWTWDDLSGDLQALVTGALQEKTAKSNHGVTLFKSVGAASFDAAVALYVAQQAAQKNLGSSIEW; from the coding sequence TTGCAATTACTAAACAAAGCAATCGTGACCGAACATCTCAATATGCAATCTGCCATTGGGGCGATAGAAGCATTGTTACATCAACAGGCAGCGCACCCCAACTGGATCAAAGCGCCTGAACGTTTGGTCATTGAAACTTTTAGTGAAGATGACACTCATCGCTCAGGTTCGCATTTATCAATGCCCGCGACGATTTATGATGGTAAGAATGAGTATACCGCGGTAAAATTGGTCACCATTTGTCCTGATAATCCGAGCCGAAATTTACCAACCACAACGGCGATTATTACCGTGTCAAACAATGATACTGGTGAGATATTGGCAATTATGGATGGGATTTATATTACTCAAGTGCGTACGGCGGCATTGTCAGGCATTGCGACCAAATATATGGCAAGCGCTGACTGTCAAAGTGTGGCGGTGGTCGGTTGTGGTGGCATGGCTTATGAGCAATTACATGCGGTTTTGACGGTACGTCCTGAGATTAAAACAGTATATTTATGGAATAGAAGCAGGGAAGGCGCTGAGATTTTCAAAGTGAAATTTACTCGTGAGTATCCGCAATGGGACGTTACTATAACGGTTTGCGAAAATATCAATGATGCTATCCGTGATGCAGATGTTATCAATGTCGCAACCCGTGCAACAGAAGGTTTGTTTGATCTCAACCATATTAAATCTGATGCACACATCAACGCAGTCGGCGCCTATCAGCCTTCAATGAAAGAGATAAGCAATGATGTCATTGCAAACAGTCGCATGGTCGTTGTCGATGATTTGGTTGGCAGTCGTCATGAAGCGGGCGATTTAATCCAAGCTCACGATAGTGTCGATTGTGCATGGACATGGGACGACCTCAGTGGTGACTTACAAGCGCTAGTCACAGGGGCGCTACAAGAAAAAACCGCTAAGTCTAATCATGGTGTTACGTTATTTAAATCGGTTGGTGCAGCCAGTTTTGATGCAGCAGTCGCTCTATATGTCGCACAACAAGCCGCACAAAAAAATCTTGGCTCGTCAATTGAATGGTAA